A portion of the Streptococcus urinalis 2285-97 genome contains these proteins:
- the pcp gene encoding pyroglutamyl-peptidase I has product MKILVTGFDPFGGEPINPALEAVKRLPDTIEGAEIKWVEIPTVFYKSADVLEKNITDFEPDAVLCIGQAGGRFGLTPERVAINQDDARIPDNEGKQPIDLPIREDGEPAYFTKLPIKAMVEAIKAEGLPASVSNTAGTFVCNHLMYQLLYLVDKKFPNIKRAGFMHIPFMTEQVVDKPGTASMNLDDISRGIKAAVSAIVKHYDQDDLNIVGGATH; this is encoded by the coding sequence ATGAAAATTTTAGTTACAGGTTTTGATCCATTTGGAGGAGAACCTATCAATCCAGCTCTAGAAGCTGTCAAACGTTTACCTGATACTATTGAAGGTGCTGAAATAAAATGGGTTGAAATTCCAACAGTTTTTTATAAATCAGCAGATGTTTTGGAAAAAAATATTACTGATTTTGAACCAGATGCCGTCCTTTGTATAGGGCAAGCTGGTGGACGTTTTGGATTGACACCTGAGAGAGTAGCCATTAATCAAGATGATGCAAGAATTCCAGATAATGAAGGAAAACAACCAATTGATTTGCCTATTAGGGAAGATGGAGAACCAGCCTATTTTACTAAATTACCAATTAAAGCAATGGTTGAAGCTATAAAAGCAGAAGGACTACCAGCATCTGTCTCAAATACTGCAGGAACTTTTGTATGTAATCATTTGATGTATCAGCTTCTTTATCTAGTAGATAAAAAATTCCCAAATATCAAAAGAGCTGGCTTTATGCATATTCCATTTATGACTGAACAAGTTGTTGATAAACCCGGAACTGCTTCGATGAATTTAGATGATATCAGTCGAGGAATAAAAGCAGCCGTTTCTGCTATTGTAAAACACTATGATCAAGATGACTTAAATATTGTTGGTGGAGCAACACATTAA
- a CDS encoding transcription repressor NadR codes for MKADERRQRILDYLQQQTKAISASNLAKQFGVSRQVIVGDIALLRAKDKAILSTPRGYLMATIPQAVSHYVGKIVAKHTHEETTLELNLIVAHGGTVLDVSVEHPIYGLLTVPLSISNQNDIDQFMDRLSYSQSNLLSSLTDGIHIHTISCASQEEFLKIKRSLKEANLLLDENI; via the coding sequence ATGAAAGCTGATGAGAGACGTCAACGTATTTTAGATTATTTGCAACAACAAACGAAAGCTATCTCTGCTAGTAACTTAGCTAAACAATTTGGCGTGAGTCGTCAGGTAATTGTTGGTGATATTGCGTTACTTAGGGCAAAGGACAAAGCTATTTTATCAACGCCAAGAGGTTATTTAATGGCAACTATACCTCAAGCAGTCTCTCATTATGTTGGCAAAATTGTCGCTAAACATACTCATGAAGAAACTACTTTAGAATTAAATCTTATCGTAGCACATGGTGGAACAGTCCTAGATGTATCTGTTGAGCATCCGATTTATGGTTTGTTGACAGTTCCACTATCCATTTCAAATCAAAATGACATTGATCAATTTATGGATCGACTATCCTATAGTCAAAGTAACCTTCTGTCTAGTTTAACAGATGGTATTCATATTCATACGATCTCGTGTGCAAGTCAAGAGGAGTTTTTAAAAATTAAGAGGTCTTTAAAAGAAGCAAATCTTCTACTTGACGAAAATATATAA
- a CDS encoding glutaminyl-peptide cyclotransferase gives MIPEGQVVLKKIYPYNDTLYTQGIENIDDNQILISSGRYGYSKVGIYQLNQKSYKNMLSFNDDYFAEGLTIVNHCFWLLSFKEELATLYSIDLFQKIKEVSYQGQGWGLAYDQHNGCLWMTNGSNQLQKRDPITFELIETIDIEVQGIPISRINELEYVDGYLYGNIWQTNKIVKLDPNSGKIVTFFDLSAILEELHLDQSHFPNLNFLNGIAHQKDNTFILSGKLYPYMIEVELNKKD, from the coding sequence ATGATTCCAGAAGGACAAGTTGTATTAAAAAAAATATACCCTTACAATGATACACTATACACTCAAGGGATTGAAAATATCGATGATAATCAGATACTGATTTCATCTGGACGTTATGGATATTCTAAAGTTGGTATTTACCAGTTAAATCAAAAAAGTTACAAAAACATGCTTTCCTTTAATGACGATTATTTTGCTGAAGGATTGACAATTGTTAATCACTGTTTCTGGCTACTCTCATTCAAAGAAGAGTTGGCAACACTTTACAGTATTGATCTTTTCCAAAAAATAAAAGAAGTCTCTTACCAAGGGCAGGGATGGGGATTGGCCTATGATCAACACAATGGTTGTTTATGGATGACAAATGGTTCTAACCAATTACAAAAAAGAGACCCTATCACTTTTGAACTTATCGAAACAATTGACATTGAAGTTCAAGGTATTCCCATCTCAAGAATAAATGAATTAGAATATGTTGATGGTTATTTGTATGGAAACATTTGGCAAACTAATAAAATTGTCAAATTAGATCCAAATTCTGGGAAAATTGTCACTTTCTTCGACTTATCAGCTATTTTAGAAGAATTACACCTAGATCAATCCCATTTTCCTAATCTCAATTTTCTTAATGGAATTGCTCACCAAAAAGATAATACCTTTATTCTTTCTGGTAAACTATATCCCTATATGATAGAGGTTGAGTTAAATAAAAAAGACTAA
- a CDS encoding helix-turn-helix domain-containing protein, producing MNTFRARLAKIEAILSISLKNTDHLMNIHLALRLHQNKMANKNHVYNHKK from the coding sequence GTGAATACATTTCGAGCAAGACTAGCAAAAATTGAAGCTATTTTATCAATTAGTCTAAAAAACACCGACCACTTAATGAATATCCATTTAGCACTTAGACTTCATCAAAACAAAATGGCTAACAAAAACCATGTTTACAATCATAAGAAATAA
- a CDS encoding DUF979 domain-containing protein, which translates to MVALGNTLLEISYIIIGLQFLHTAYRVFRDDTNPVRVGTGFFWGLIGITFIGGSFLPNKLVGIIVVVLALLTLFKQVDISKFPPLKEEVAEARASKIGNAIFLPVILMAVLALVIAQIIPDFSRVAIAIAAIIATITALYVTKQKPQTLLDENNRMIQQVSTSGILPQLLGALGAIFTAAGVGTVISSLIGGLVPESSRFFGVVAYVLGMVVFTMIMGNAFAAFTVITAGVGVPFVFQLGANPILAGALAMTAGYCGTLLTPMAANFNALPVALMDMKNPNGVIKAQAPVALVMIVVHIIVMYFFAF; encoded by the coding sequence ATGGTAGCATTAGGAAATACGCTTTTAGAGATTTCATATATTATTATTGGATTGCAATTTTTACATACTGCCTATAGAGTTTTTCGAGACGATACTAATCCAGTTCGTGTCGGGACAGGTTTCTTTTGGGGGTTAATTGGGATCACATTTATTGGTGGTAGTTTTTTACCAAATAAACTTGTCGGTATTATAGTTGTTGTTCTAGCTTTACTAACACTTTTTAAACAAGTTGATATTAGCAAATTTCCACCTCTAAAAGAAGAAGTGGCAGAAGCTCGTGCTAGCAAGATAGGAAATGCCATTTTTTTACCGGTTATCTTAATGGCTGTCTTAGCTTTAGTCATAGCACAAATCATTCCAGACTTTAGTAGAGTTGCTATTGCCATAGCAGCTATTATTGCAACGATAACAGCACTTTACGTGACAAAACAAAAACCACAGACTTTACTCGATGAAAACAACAGAATGATTCAACAAGTCTCAACAAGTGGGATTTTACCACAGCTTTTGGGTGCTTTAGGAGCTATTTTTACAGCTGCTGGAGTTGGGACGGTTATTTCTAGTCTAATTGGTGGTTTGGTTCCTGAGAGTAGTCGTTTCTTTGGTGTTGTTGCTTATGTATTAGGTATGGTTGTATTTACAATGATCATGGGGAATGCTTTTGCAGCCTTTACAGTAATCACTGCGGGTGTTGGTGTTCCATTTGTTTTCCAACTTGGAGCAAATCCGATTTTAGCAGGAGCATTAGCAATGACTGCTGGTTATTGTGGAACATTATTGACTCCAATGGCTGCAAATTTCAATGCCTTGCCGGTTGCTTTGATGGATATGAAAAATCCAAATGGTGTTATTAAAGCTCAAGCCCCAGTTGCATTAGTAATGATAGTAGTTCATATTATTGTGATGTATTTCTTTGCATTTTAA
- a CDS encoding DUF969 domain-containing protein, translated as MELIKLIGILIIVIGFLLKLDTIATVVVAGLVTALVSGISFFDFLELLGKEFTNQRIMTIFIITLPLIGLSETFGLKQRAVYLIKQMKTLTVGRFYTVYLIIREIAGLFSIRLGGHPQFVRPLVEPMGEAAAEAKVNEELTEDEVEEIKARAAANENFGNFFAQNTFAAAGGVLLISGTIDQLGYESNSSKIAFASMIIAVISIIVVGIYNYQFDKKIEKNHKKVKGE; from the coding sequence ATGGAGTTAATAAAATTAATTGGTATACTTATTATTGTCATTGGCTTCTTATTAAAGTTAGACACAATAGCCACTGTAGTTGTTGCAGGACTTGTCACAGCACTTGTCTCTGGTATCTCATTTTTTGATTTTTTGGAGTTACTTGGTAAAGAATTTACAAATCAAAGAATTATGACTATTTTTATTATCACATTACCTTTAATTGGTTTATCAGAGACATTCGGATTAAAACAAAGAGCTGTTTATTTAATTAAACAGATGAAAACGTTAACGGTTGGTCGTTTTTATACGGTTTATTTGATTATTCGTGAGATAGCTGGATTATTTTCAATTAGATTAGGTGGTCATCCTCAATTTGTTCGTCCTTTAGTGGAGCCGATGGGGGAAGCTGCTGCTGAAGCTAAAGTGAATGAAGAGTTAACAGAAGATGAAGTTGAAGAAATAAAAGCTCGTGCTGCTGCAAATGAAAACTTTGGGAACTTTTTTGCACAAAATACTTTTGCAGCTGCAGGAGGAGTTCTCTTGATTAGTGGGACTATTGATCAATTAGGCTATGAGAGTAATAGTTCAAAAATTGCTTTTGCTTCCATGATTATTGCGGTTATTTCGATTATTGTCGTTGGTATTTATAATTATCAATTTGATAAGAAAATTGAAAAGAATCATAAGAAAGTCAAAGGAGAATAA